In Aspergillus luchuensis IFO 4308 DNA, chromosome 1, nearly complete sequence, the following are encoded in one genomic region:
- a CDS encoding PA and RING finger domain protein (COG:O;~EggNog:ENOG410PGTS;~InterPro:IPR001841,IPR003137,IPR013083;~PFAM:PF17123,PF02225,PF13923,PF13639,PF14634, PF00097,PF13445,PF12678;~TransMembrane:1 (n6-16c21/22o607-627i)), with amino-acid sequence MRPPRLIAVVFCLIFLPIILTFFSALTSSPRVSTPDSLAGRATGLHALFSFNIPSSLFPPSAIISLTDDNSTFFLARPAAFGPLLPDKGLSGQLWIGSGFGERTTAGAEGELGCSDIPGWGEGDGPKSGGGADTTTGKSGSTPGNEPTVPQSHRQAIPQPDIDLQHDSGTKVAPPVTNDGTDDHLHHPLPESEVSDSGAMDKHGEPSSNRQAAHADIQSLQESAEIDGKVVLLSRGGCGFLEKVKWVQRRGGIALIVGDDTRGGSLVTMYARGDTSNVTIPALFTSHTTAHLLSSLVPPQGEDSAADDGSGTHTKISTHGSVGKQRMDATATTSATASPISSHKAVVHDSAVPPKQKSGLFHALLSLFGFSNHGGPVWYPPEDSRRPPSSGNINWILLDRWDEQEPSQDETERKTSRTKTDGVAEDLKKSGTSSSSTDGDGFVIGVQDWRDPDLVVPKGSILPSPTSTTDAAGNKVHTGVKGSHPTPATLKGGSITPGSGEYRTVEKSSVEKESKMEYSGHKSVYDDVKPGSSSQRNGWFARHFFWATDKPGPSPSSSAHGQITSVDQKLHDATTQNGQGVNAAEHDGLWVTLTPTSMSTSPFFDTLLVLVVSPLLTLTVVYVLLLLRSRIRRRRWRAPKSLVDRLPVRTYHTIARSTSSSETSSPRSVSPGPVSPTSPLLGAKSRSGAQLSRSQRESHVSNASASRMSSSRKGKSGSTLWRRKYTGRQVECVVCLEEYVDGQSRVMSLPCGHEFHAECITPWLTTRRRTCPICKGDVVRSMSQNKAAEAHESAEPMNEEEYHPDADSQHSSSSAPVPISGVSEDETSDLERHAGSEAGLLEGQASSAPPSWRNFAALSYSALSGDTIWHQAQTDGSR; translated from the exons ATGCGACCACCACGTTTGATTGCTGTCGTCTTCTGCctcatctttctccccatcatcctcaccttcTTTTCTGCTTTAACCTCCTCGCCTAGGGTGTCCACCCCCGATTCACTCGCTGGTCGAGCGACGGGTCTACAcgccctcttctccttcaacatCCCCTCATCCCTGTTCCCGCCGTCCGCCATCATCAGCCTCACCGATGACAACTCCACCTTTTTCCTGGCCCGACCTGCTGCGTTTGGCCCTCTGCTGCCGGATAAGGGACTTAGCGGGCAACTCTGGATTGGCAGTGGCTTTGGGGAACGAACAACCGCTGGAGCGGAAGGAGAGCTAGGATGCTCCGATATCCCGGGTTGGGGTGAGGGAGATGGTCCGAAGTCAGGCGGAGGTGCAGATACTACAACTGGGAAGTCGGGGTCTACTCCTGGAAACGAGCCGACCGTGCCACAAAGCCATCGCCAAGCGATTCCCCAACCGGATATCGACCTGCAGCATGACTCTGGTACCAAAGTAGCACCCCCGGTGACAAATGACGGCACGGAtgaccatctccaccacccgCTGCCCGAGTCAGAAGTGTCGGACTCAGGCGCCATGGACAAGCACGGGGAACCCTCTTCGAACCGACAAGCTGCCCATGCTGACATCCAGTCTTTGCAAGAAAGCGCCGAGATCGACGGCAAAGTCGTCCTTCTGAGTAGGGGCGGCTGCGGCTTCTTGGAGAAGGTCAAGTGGGTCCAGCGGCGTGGAGGAATTGCTTTGATTGTGGGGGATGACACCCGAGGAGGCAGCCTCGTCACGATGTATGCACGGGGTGATACATCCAACGTGACGATCCCCGCCCTCTTCACATCTCATACTACGGCACATCTGCTGTCATCCTTAGTCCCCCCGCAAGGGGAGGACTCGGCCGCAGACGATGGATCAGGAACACACACTAAAATCTCCACTCACGGCAGTGTCGGGAAACAACGCATGGACGCTACGGCGACTACCTCTGCCACTGCGTCGCCAATTTCAAGTCACAAAGCAGTAGTTCATGATAGTGCGGTGCCCCCAAAGCAGAAGTCTGGGCTCTTCCACGCTCTTCTGTCATTGTTCGGTTTCAGCAACCATGGTGGACCCGTCTGGTATCCACCGGAGGACAGCCGTCGCCCGCCAAGCAGCGGAAACATCAATTGGATTCTATTAGATCGCTGGGACGAACAGGAGCCATCACAGGACGAGACCGAGCGAAAGACTTCCCGAACGAAAACCGATGGTGTTGCCGAAGACCTCAAAAAGTCGGGTACCTCGTCGAGCAGTACAGACGGTGATGGATTTGTCATTGGTGTGCAGGACTGGAGAGATCCGGACCTAGTAGTTCCGAAGGGCAGCATCCTTCCATCTCCTACCAGTACAACCGACGCCGCCGGGAATAAGGTGCATACCGGCGTCAAGGGCTCGCACCCCACTCCCGCGACCTTGAAGGGTGGCAGCATCACTCCTGGAAGTGGCGAGTATCGCACGGTCGAGAAGTCTAGCGTTGAAAAAGAGTCGAAGATGGAGTACTCCGGCCACAAGTCCGTGTATGATGATGTGAAACCAGGATCCTCTTCCCAGCGCAACGGTTGGTTTGCCAGGCATTTCTTCTGGGCCACGGACAAGCCAGGTCCCAGCCCAAGTTCTAGCGCCCATGGGCAAATCACTTCCGTAGACCAGAAACTGCATGATGCGACAACCCAGAACGGCCAGGGTGTGAATGCGGCTGAACACGACGGCTTGTGGGTCACTCTCACGCCCACGAGCATGTCGACCAGTCCTTTCTTCGATACCCTCCTCGTTTTGGTTGTCAGCCCGTTGCTCACGCTGACCGTTGTCTACGtcctgttgttgctgcggtCTCGTATCCGGCGCAGACGATGGCGCGCTCCAAAGTCCCTCGTCGATCGCCTCCCAGTGCGAACTTATCATACTATTGCGAggtccacctcttcctcggaaACCAGCTCGCCACGATCTGTTAGCCCTGGTCCAGTGTCGCCAACCTCGCCATTGTTGGGTGCAAAGAGCCGTTCAGGAGCCCAGCTGTCTCGGTCGCAGCGAGAGTCACATGTCTCGAATGCGAGTGCATCCAGAATGTCGTCATCGAGGAAGGGCAAATCGGGATCCACTCTGTGGCGCCGGAAATACACCGGCCGGCAAGTGGAATGCGTTGTGTGCCTGGAGGAATATGTGGATGGGCAGAGCAGGGTGATGAGTTTGCCCTGCGGCCACGAGTTCCACGCGGAGTGCAT CACGCCTTGGCTGACAACCCGCCGGCGAACTTGTCCCATCTGTAAAGGCGACGTGGTTCGGTCAATGTCGCAGAACAAAGCGGCGGAGGCTCACGAGTCGGCAGAGCCGATGAACGAGGAAGAATACCACCCTGACGCAGATTCTCAGCATAGTTCATCCTCAGCGCCGGTGCCGATTAGCGGAGTGAGCGAAGACGAGACCTCGGATCTCGAGCGGCATGCTGGCTCTGAAGCAGGTCTTCTCGAGGGACAAGCATCCTCGGCACCACCGAGCTGGAGGAACTTTGCCGCACTGAGCTACTCTGCTCTTAGTG